CTCCGCTCCTTGAGGAGCATGACGAACACCAGCGCGACGACGCAAAAGAGATTGAGCGCCCAGGCCGCGCGGGAGAAGGAGAGGAAGACGCCGAGGGTCAAGACTACAAGACCGGCGATTTTCAACGGAGCACGTTTGATCGGCTGCGTCAGCAGGCCGTGCACCAGATAGACCATCGGCGCGACGAGAAACGGCCCGAAGACGTTCGGATCCTGAAATGCTCCCTTGGCGCGGTCATAAAGGGTGAAGTTGGCCGCGCCCGGGATCGCCCCGAAGTAACCGAGAATGCCGAGAAGGGCCGTGATGACGGCAGCCGAGACCCAGGCGTTGAAGATGAGCCCCAGTCGCTGGTGACGGTCTTCGATGATCGCCGCGAAGAACACGGCCGTCAGTGCCAGGAAGCCGGAGACGGCCATGTATGTCGGCCCGGTTGCGAGGTCGACCATCACAGTCAGCGACAGGATGCCGCCGACCATGAAGAGAAGGAGCAGGGCGAGCAGGGGGGCGATGGCGCGCGAAATCTTCAGCCCGAAGAGCGACCAGAGGCCGATGAGGCCCGCCATGAAGACTTCGTAGGGTGCGGGCTCTGCGATGACGAAGCCCGACAGGAAAACGCCGGCGGCGACGAGGGCTGAACCGATGATCGAAACCGCGGCGAGCTGCGGCCGAACGATGGCGACCTGGGAGGTGTCAGCGGCGATCAATACGCGTTTTCCGTATTGAGCAGTCGGATGGGCGTCAGAAACAGGATCTTGAGGTCGAGAAGCAGCGACCAGTTCTCGATATAGTAGAGGTCGAAGGCGGTGCGGAAGCGGATCTTCTCGTCATTGTCGATCTCGCCGCGCCAGCCGTTGATCTGCGCCCAGCCGGTGACGCCTGGCTTGACCCGGTGGCGGGCGAAATAGCCCTCGACGACATCCGAGTAGGTGCGGTTGTGCGTTTGGGCGAGAACGGCATGCGGGCGCGGTCCGACAAGCGAGAGCTCGCCTTTCAGCACGTTGAAGATCTGCGGCAGCTCGTCGATCGAGGACTTGCGCAGGAAGCGGCCGACCGGCGTGACGCGGGGATCGCCCTTCGTCACCGCGTTGCGGGCGGTCGGGTCGCTCATGTGCGTGTACATCGAGCGGAATTTGTAGACTTCGATGATCTCGTTGTTGAAGCCGTGGCGCTGCTGCTTGAAGATGATCGGGCCGGCCGAGGTGAGCTTGACGGCCATCGCGGCGACCAGCATCACGGGCCAGAGCAGGGCGAGCGCCACGACGCTGAAGAAGACGTCGAAGCATCGTTTGGCGACGGAATCCCAGTCGGCGATCGGCTTGTCGAAAATGTCGAGCATCGGCACTTGGCCGACATGGGAGTAGCTGCGCGGCCGAAAGCGCAGGTTATTGGCATGGGCCGCGAGACGAATGTCGACCGGCAGCACCCAGAGCTTCCTCAAAAGCTCGAGAATGCGCTTCTCCGCCGTCAGGGGCAGCGAGAAGATCAGCATGTCGATCCGGGCGAGCCGCGCGAACTCGACGAGTTCGTCGACGGTCCCGAGCTTCGGGTAACCGGCGATCACATGTGGCGAGCGCCGCTCGTCGCGATCGTCGAAGATGCCGCAAATGCGGATGTCGTTGGCCGGCTGGTGCTCGATGGTGCGGATCAGGTCTCTTGCCGGCGTGCCGCCGCCGACGATCACCGCGCGGCGCTCCATGGTGCCGTTTCGCGACCAATGCCGGATCGAGTAGGCGATGAAGGCGCGTTCGGAAACGAGAAACAGCGCACCGGCGACGAACCAGCCGCCAACCCAGACGCGCGAATAGAGATGGCCCGATTTCAGGAAGAAGAGAACCAGCGCGATGGTACCGAAGGTCGCCACCCAGGCGGCCAGAACGCGCGGCGTCATCCTGAGCCAGGCCCTGAGCGCCGGCACCTGGTAGGTGTCGGCGATCTGCATGGCGATCACGGCCAGCGCCGAGCCGAGCACGAGGATGGCGAGATAGACCGGTAACTCCTGAAGCCCCGGACGGACATATTGCGTATTGATCGCATAGCCGATCGCAAAGAGGGCGCAGAGATCGAGCAGGCGGATGAGGCCGATGATCATCGACGGAGAATAGGTATCGGCCTGGAACTGCAGCGCGATCTGGCGGGCCAGCGGATTGAGCGGCGTCGGTGTCTTGTCGGCTTCTTTTCGGTCGAGCGACGTGGTTCGGATCTCGGAGACCTTCTTGCGAAGCGCCTCGGTATCGAAGGTCTCGGGCCTGTCAATCTGGTTCATGGTGGCTTTCCGGAGCGCTGTCCCTACGCCCGGATAGCAGAAAGCCACTAAGAAACGCTTACGTTGTGCGAAGGCGCGGCTCGGCGAAGAGCGTTTCCTCGGTAAGTTCGCGATAGAGCAGCATGACCCGCCCTGTCATAACGGCAGCCGAGAAGTGGGACTTGAAGCGATCCGCATCGGGCATCGTCCGGGCCGCCCAGTCCTGGTCGACGGCGGCGGCGGCCATGACCTCGGCAAGTGCCCTTGCATTTGCCGGCTCGACGAGCGCTCCGCTGTCGGCACCCAGCACTTCCGGCATGCCGCCGACGCGGGACGCGATGACCGGTTTTCCGGCGGCGAGCGCTTCGAGAAGGATGTAAGGCATCGCTTCGGCGCGAGAGGGAATGACGACGGTGCGGGCAAGCGCAAAGGCGTCGCGCGCCTTCATCGCCGGGCGCATCCTGATGCGGTCGCCGAGCCCCATGCGCGCGATCGCTTCTGCATATTGGGATTGCTGCGGACCGTCGCCGACCATCAGGCCCGATAAAGGCCGCCCCGCAAGACGCTCTGCCGCTGCGAAACTCTCGATAAAGAGATCGGGACCCTTCAAGTCACGCATCATGCCGATATAGAGAAAATCGACGACGTCCGGCCTGGTCGCGACCGGCGCGAA
This DNA window, taken from Sinorhizobium fredii NGR234, encodes the following:
- a CDS encoding O-antigen ligase family protein, producing MIAADTSQVAIVRPQLAAVSIIGSALVAAGVFLSGFVIAEPAPYEVFMAGLIGLWSLFGLKISRAIAPLLALLLLFMVGGILSLTVMVDLATGPTYMAVSGFLALTAVFFAAIIEDRHQRLGLIFNAWVSAAVITALLGILGYFGAIPGAANFTLYDRAKGAFQDPNVFGPFLVAPMVYLVHGLLTQPIKRAPLKIAGLVVLTLGVFLSFSRAAWALNLFCVVALVFVMLLKERSGLFRLRILVLTLCGALVVMAALAAALQSEQVATLFSSRSQLVQDYDGGHLGRFDRHRIGFLMAMERPLGIGPLMFGTIFLEDEHNVWLKCLTSYGWLGFVAYVTLIVWTLTLGFRLLLRDRPWQPYLMIAWVTLVGHVGIGNVIDTDHWRHFYLLLGIVWGCAALEYRNRREGRAEKLALR
- a CDS encoding undecaprenyl-phosphate glucose phosphotransferase, coding for MNQIDRPETFDTEALRKKVSEIRTTSLDRKEADKTPTPLNPLARQIALQFQADTYSPSMIIGLIRLLDLCALFAIGYAINTQYVRPGLQELPVYLAILVLGSALAVIAMQIADTYQVPALRAWLRMTPRVLAAWVATFGTIALVLFFLKSGHLYSRVWVGGWFVAGALFLVSERAFIAYSIRHWSRNGTMERRAVIVGGGTPARDLIRTIEHQPANDIRICGIFDDRDERRSPHVIAGYPKLGTVDELVEFARLARIDMLIFSLPLTAEKRILELLRKLWVLPVDIRLAAHANNLRFRPRSYSHVGQVPMLDIFDKPIADWDSVAKRCFDVFFSVVALALLWPVMLVAAMAVKLTSAGPIIFKQQRHGFNNEIIEVYKFRSMYTHMSDPTARNAVTKGDPRVTPVGRFLRKSSIDELPQIFNVLKGELSLVGPRPHAVLAQTHNRTYSDVVEGYFARHRVKPGVTGWAQINGWRGEIDNDEKIRFRTAFDLYYIENWSLLLDLKILFLTPIRLLNTENAY
- a CDS encoding glycosyltransferase family 4 protein, translated to MLTERPLRILHCFRSPIGGIFRHVRDLAEAHAQAGHQVGILCDSTTGGSYEDALFDEIRPFLALGIVRTPIHRTIGASDIGALWRSYKQIRSLQPDVLHGHGAKGGVLARIIGSALRVNKYRVARLYSPHGGSLHYERRSLAGSAIFRMERLQERLTDALVFVCDFERQTYFAKVGRPAGRNELIYNGIGDSEFAPVATRPDVVDFLYIGMMRDLKGPDLFIESFAAAERLAGRPLSGLMVGDGPQQSQYAEAIARMGLGDRIRMRPAMKARDAFALARTVVIPSRAEAMPYILLEALAAGKPVIASRVGGMPEVLGADSGALVEPANARALAEVMAAAAVDQDWAARTMPDADRFKSHFSAAVMTGRVMLLYRELTEETLFAEPRLRTT